The proteins below come from a single Caldilineales bacterium genomic window:
- a CDS encoding DAK2 domain-containing protein produces the protein MPEDTVPAKHPLGQPVSAIDGSDLIQLAGAAYAWLKQHTQIVNALNVFPVPDGDTGTNMVLTMQAACKAATESKSDAIEVVTQALAHGAVRGARGNSGVILSQILRGWAESLRGQRTMDVAHFAAAMRQGKETAYKGVMKPVEGTMLTVIREAAEATGHAAAISTDLRFVLETGLARAQQALANTPNLLPVLRQAGVVDAGGQGLVYVLEGMVRHLRGEQTQESGQPGAATAPAVTPTPNLAALEQDEWGYDIQYLVYNESVDENAVRRRLVEMGGESVVVGRAGTVIKVHVHSADPGPFLTYGASLGHLDDIVLENMTLQTLRRKGEWNEDAPAAKSGDYDGDCAAIVAVVSGEGLRKVFASLGVCALVAGGQTMNPSTEELLHAAERLPQDDVIILPNNKNVILAAKQAATLADKRLHVLETRSIPEGIAAMLGFSPAVGPEQNLKAMARSARHVRSGEVTTAVREAQFDGVQVQPGDIIGLIDDELVCRGQTPDEVVSQLLALMNAGSEAEIFTFYYGEMIAEAEAQGLHDQLEAVWPDHTIEFLPGGQPHYHYLIAVE, from the coding sequence ATGCCCGAAGACACCGTCCCCGCCAAACACCCCTTGGGTCAGCCGGTCAGCGCCATCGATGGTTCTGATCTCATCCAGTTGGCCGGCGCCGCCTACGCCTGGCTCAAGCAGCACACCCAGATCGTCAACGCCCTCAATGTCTTTCCCGTCCCTGACGGCGACACGGGCACCAACATGGTGCTGACGATGCAAGCGGCCTGCAAAGCCGCGACCGAGAGCAAGAGCGATGCGATCGAGGTGGTGACGCAGGCGCTGGCTCACGGGGCCGTGCGCGGCGCCCGCGGCAACAGCGGCGTCATCCTCTCGCAAATCCTGCGCGGGTGGGCCGAAAGCCTGCGCGGCCAGCGCACTATGGATGTGGCCCACTTTGCCGCCGCCATGCGCCAGGGCAAAGAGACCGCCTATAAGGGGGTGATGAAGCCGGTGGAGGGCACGATGCTCACCGTCATCCGCGAGGCCGCCGAAGCCACCGGGCATGCCGCCGCTATCTCCACCGACCTGCGCTTTGTTCTCGAAACCGGCCTGGCCAGGGCCCAACAAGCCCTGGCCAACACGCCCAACCTGCTGCCCGTGCTCCGCCAGGCGGGGGTGGTGGATGCCGGCGGGCAGGGTCTGGTCTATGTCCTGGAGGGCATGGTCAGGCATCTGCGCGGCGAGCAGACCCAGGAATCCGGCCAGCCGGGGGCAGCGACGGCGCCGGCCGTGACCCCGACCCCCAATCTGGCAGCCCTGGAGCAGGACGAGTGGGGCTACGACATCCAGTATCTTGTCTACAACGAGAGCGTGGACGAGAACGCCGTGCGCCGGCGGCTGGTGGAGATGGGTGGGGAGAGCGTGGTGGTCGGCCGGGCGGGGACGGTGATCAAGGTGCATGTTCACAGCGCCGATCCCGGCCCCTTTCTCACCTATGGCGCTTCACTGGGACATCTGGATGACATCGTGCTGGAGAACATGACCTTGCAGACCCTGCGGCGCAAAGGGGAATGGAACGAGGATGCGCCCGCCGCCAAGTCGGGGGACTATGATGGCGATTGCGCTGCCATTGTCGCAGTCGTTTCGGGCGAGGGCCTGCGCAAGGTCTTCGCGAGCCTGGGGGTGTGCGCCCTGGTTGCGGGCGGCCAGACGATGAATCCCTCGACCGAGGAGCTGCTCCATGCCGCCGAGCGGCTGCCCCAGGACGATGTCATCATCCTGCCCAACAACAAGAATGTCATCCTGGCGGCCAAACAGGCGGCCACCCTGGCGGACAAACGTTTGCACGTGCTGGAGACGCGCTCGATCCCCGAAGGCATCGCCGCCATGCTGGGCTTCAGCCCGGCGGTGGGGCCAGAACAGAACCTGAAGGCCATGGCTCGCTCGGCCCGACACGTCCGCAGCGGCGAGGTGACGACCGCCGTGCGCGAGGCGCAGTTCGACGGCGTGCAGGTGCAGCCCGGCGACATCATCGGTCTGATCGATGACGAGCTGGTGTGCCGGGGCCAGACGCCGGACGAGGTTGTGAGTCAACTGCTGGCGCTGATGAATGCCGGTAGCGAGGCCGAGATCTTCACCTTCTACTACGGTGAGATGATCGCCGAGGCCGAAGCGCAGGGCTTGCATGACCAACTCGAGGCGGTCTGGCCTGACCACACGATCGAGTTTCTCCCCGGCGGCCAACCGCACTACCACTATCTGATCGCAGTGGAGTAG
- a CDS encoding response regulator transcription factor, whose translation MSAARVLIVEDERAVARGLEYALKAEGFVVSWAKDGREALALTVQEKPDIILLDIRLPDISGFDVCRQLRSGGHRQPILMLTARDEEVDRVLGLELGADDYIVKPYTLREVIARVRAQLRRAYGELSAAATQRTEAFGDVVVDAERLLVSKSSRAIDLTPTEFRLLNYLVAHAGRPVSRDHLIEAVWGYDSDVDYDRTVDVHMRRLRQKLEDDPANPRYLLTVRGVGYKFQGD comes from the coding sequence GTGTCTGCCGCCCGTGTTCTCATCGTCGAAGACGAGCGCGCCGTTGCCCGTGGGCTAGAATATGCCCTGAAGGCGGAGGGCTTTGTTGTATCATGGGCCAAGGATGGCCGGGAAGCGTTGGCCCTGACCGTGCAGGAAAAGCCCGACATCATCCTGCTCGACATTCGCCTGCCCGATATCAGCGGCTTCGATGTCTGTCGGCAGTTGCGCAGCGGTGGCCATCGCCAACCGATCCTGATGCTGACTGCGCGTGACGAGGAAGTGGACCGAGTGTTGGGGCTGGAGTTGGGCGCAGACGATTACATCGTCAAGCCTTACACCCTGCGCGAGGTCATCGCCCGTGTGCGCGCCCAACTGCGCCGCGCCTATGGCGAACTCAGCGCCGCCGCCACTCAGCGGACGGAAGCGTTCGGTGATGTGGTGGTGGACGCCGAACGCCTGCTGGTGAGCAAGAGCAGCCGAGCCATCGACCTGACCCCCACCGAATTTCGCCTCCTCAACTACTTAGTGGCCCATGCCGGGCGACCGGTCAGCCGCGACCATCTGATCGAGGCCGTCTGGGGCTACGATAGCGACGTGGACTATGACCGGACGGTGGATGTGCATATGCGGCGGCTGCGCCAGAAACTGGAAGACGACCCGGCCAACCCGCGCTATCTGCTGACGGTGCGCGGGGTCGGCTACAAGTTCCAGGGCGATTGA
- a CDS encoding HAMP domain-containing histidine kinase, producing MFCSVRWRLVASYVLLTAITVSLIGILALTLVRSYVEQQEIASLQATAEAIAHEAEALLWPRPQSAALQDLAQTAAFLGNDQVRILDADERVVADSAQTERSADAFVWLTPPLGWSLADKALRDLLPSWPELPLLLESGLPLGDPSLQDLPADMPVTVVRRVEDTWGIRLIFESTTVGQLPRSQSDAEAGPGDVKTQRQVVTVPVGNEVAPTGFVELTRTSQAAGDALATTRRALMLAGIGAAVLSVMLGLVVGHTLTAPLKSLATVAGQMSQGDLAARAEVRGGVELEQLGRQFNEMASRLEASFADLATERDALRRFIADASHELRTPITAIKNFNELLLGSAAGDEEARREFLGESQAQIERLEWVAGNLLDLSRIDAGLIDLDITEGAAGDLIEAAAAAFFLRAREADIDLVVVAPTPPFDLRCDRTRLIMALSNLLDNALKFTPSGGSVAIGAERVGEATRFWVQDSGMGVAAADQPHIFERFYHGRGGGTGLGLAIVRSIAQAHGGCAYLAASGPEGSRFVIEVADR from the coding sequence ATGTTCTGCTCCGTTCGCTGGCGCCTGGTTGCCAGCTATGTCCTCCTCACGGCCATCACCGTCAGTCTGATCGGCATCCTGGCCCTGACCTTGGTGCGGAGCTATGTCGAGCAACAGGAGATTGCCTCGTTGCAGGCCACTGCCGAGGCCATCGCCCATGAGGCCGAGGCGCTGCTATGGCCGAGGCCGCAGTCAGCGGCCCTGCAAGACCTGGCGCAGACGGCGGCCTTTCTTGGCAACGACCAGGTGCGCATCCTGGACGCCGACGAACGGGTGGTGGCCGATTCGGCGCAAACCGAGCGCAGCGCCGATGCCTTTGTTTGGCTGACTCCACCTCTGGGCTGGAGTCTGGCCGACAAAGCCCTGCGTGATCTGTTGCCATCCTGGCCCGAGCTGCCGCTGCTGCTCGAGTCGGGGCTGCCGCTGGGCGACCCTTCCTTGCAGGACCTGCCTGCCGACATGCCGGTGACAGTCGTGCGCCGGGTGGAGGATACCTGGGGCATCCGCCTGATTTTCGAATCGACGACGGTGGGGCAACTGCCGCGCAGCCAATCGGATGCCGAAGCCGGGCCTGGCGATGTCAAGACGCAGCGACAGGTTGTGACTGTGCCCGTTGGCAACGAGGTGGCTCCAACCGGCTTTGTCGAATTGACCCGTACTTCGCAGGCGGCCGGCGATGCCCTGGCTACCACCCGACGCGCCCTGATGTTGGCTGGGATCGGAGCCGCCGTCCTCTCTGTCATGCTGGGCCTGGTAGTGGGCCACACCCTGACCGCACCGCTCAAGAGTCTGGCGACGGTGGCCGGCCAGATGAGCCAGGGCGACCTGGCAGCACGAGCCGAGGTGAGGGGCGGCGTCGAGCTAGAGCAACTGGGACGCCAGTTCAATGAGATGGCCTCGCGGCTCGAAGCCAGCTTTGCGGACCTGGCGACCGAGCGTGATGCCCTGCGGCGGTTCATTGCCGATGCCTCGCACGAGCTGCGAACGCCGATCACGGCCATAAAGAACTTCAACGAGCTGTTGCTGGGGTCGGCCGCTGGCGATGAAGAAGCTCGGCGTGAGTTTCTGGGCGAGAGTCAGGCCCAGATCGAGCGCCTGGAATGGGTGGCCGGCAATTTGCTCGATCTCTCGCGCATCGACGCCGGCCTGATCGATCTTGACATCACCGAAGGCGCTGCGGGCGATCTGATCGAAGCGGCTGCGGCGGCTTTCTTCTTGCGGGCGCGCGAGGCGGACATCGATCTGGTGGTGGTGGCGCCGACGCCGCCGTTCGACCTGCGCTGCGATCGCACCCGGCTGATCATGGCGCTCTCGAATCTGCTCGATAACGCCCTCAAGTTCACTCCATCCGGCGGCAGTGTGGCCATTGGCGCCGAGCGGGTAGGGGAAGCGACCCGGTTTTGGGTTCAAGATAGTGGGATGGGCGTGGCGGCAGCCGATCAACCCCATATCTTCGAACGTTTCTATCACGGGCGCGGGGGCGGCACAGGGCTGGGCCTGGCCATCGTGCGCAGCATCGCCCAGGCGCACGGCGGCTGCGCTTATCTGGCGGCAAGCGGGCCGGAGGGGAGCCGGTTTGTGATCGAGGTGGCAGACCGGTAG
- a CDS encoding MFS transporter encodes MKDYTRIARKITATLLAAQSLGSAGFITAATINTIVGAQLSGHDSWAGVPSAVYQVGGALAALAWGHSMDRLGRRRALTLGLILGVFGALAAGNAVLISAFPVFLGGLLFMGVANSALQLGRFAAAEVHLPSERGRAISNVVIGGTVGAVLGPLLVGPMGRLAESRGLDELAGPYLASMVLFAVAAVVIFSLLRPEPRDIGREIAALHPESSPHSGPTRPLRAILRQPAVIVAMAAMVFGQAVMVMLMVITSLHMKSNHHELTSISLVISSHTFGMYAFSIFSGRLTDKWGRRPVILVGAATLVLACLTAPLSPHVLPIAVSLFLLGLGWNFCYVGGSSLLSDQLSPAERSRTQGFNDLLIGLSSAVGSLLSGVVFAAAGYAVMGLVGAIVALIPLGLALALRPRPLPAAAI; translated from the coding sequence ATGAAAGACTACACCCGTATTGCTCGCAAGATCACGGCCACGTTGCTTGCCGCCCAAAGCCTTGGTTCGGCCGGTTTCATCACCGCCGCCACCATCAACACCATCGTCGGCGCCCAGCTTAGCGGCCATGACTCGTGGGCCGGTGTGCCCTCGGCCGTCTACCAGGTGGGCGGCGCCCTGGCCGCGCTGGCCTGGGGCCACAGCATGGATCGCCTGGGCCGTCGTCGCGCCCTGACCTTGGGCCTGATCCTGGGCGTGTTCGGCGCCCTTGCGGCTGGCAACGCCGTCCTCATCTCCGCTTTCCCGGTTTTCCTGGGCGGTCTGTTGTTTATGGGCGTGGCCAACTCGGCCTTGCAGCTGGGGCGCTTCGCCGCCGCCGAGGTTCATCTGCCATCAGAGCGCGGGCGGGCGATCTCGAATGTGGTCATCGGCGGCACGGTGGGGGCGGTGCTGGGGCCGCTGTTGGTGGGGCCGATGGGCCGGCTGGCCGAAAGCCGGGGGCTGGACGAGTTGGCGGGGCCGTATCTGGCCAGCATGGTGCTTTTCGCGGTGGCGGCGGTCGTCATCTTCTCGTTGCTGCGGCCCGAGCCGCGCGACATCGGCCGGGAGATCGCCGCCCTCCATCCTGAGTCCTCGCCGCATTCTGGCCCCACCCGGCCGCTGCGCGCCATCCTACGGCAGCCGGCGGTGATCGTGGCCATGGCAGCCATGGTCTTCGGCCAGGCGGTGATGGTGATGCTGATGGTGATCACCTCGCTGCACATGAAGAGCAACCACCACGAGTTGACCAGCATTTCGCTTGTGATCTCATCCCACACCTTTGGCATGTACGCCTTCTCGATCTTTTCCGGGCGTCTGACCGACAAGTGGGGACGGCGACCAGTCATCCTTGTCGGCGCCGCCACCCTGGTCCTGGCCTGCCTGACGGCCCCGCTTTCGCCGCATGTACTGCCCATCGCCGTCTCGCTCTTTCTGTTGGGCCTAGGCTGGAATTTCTGTTATGTCGGCGGCTCCTCGTTGCTTTCTGACCAGCTTTCGCCGGCCGAGCGGTCGCGCACGCAGGGTTTCAACGACCTGCTGATCGGCCTGTCCTCGGCGGTCGGCAGCCTGCTCAGCGGTGTGGTCTTTGCCGCCGCCGGCTATGCCGTCATGGGGCTGGTGGGGGCGATTGTGGCGCTCATCCCCCTGGGGCTGGCGTTGGCGTTGCGCCCGCGCCCACTCCCGGCAGCCGCCATCTGA
- a CDS encoding DegV family protein, translated as MKPIRIITDSSAHLTRDEIERLRIEVIPMRLRIGRRVYAEGVELTTEGYIRKLAGIKTLPASQPPKVQDFIDAYHRLSKETDQILSIHASSKMSETYETARTAAAALRGHAQVTVIDSETISRGLGMVVTSAAEAAVRGASAHETARLVRGIIPTIFFSFFIEDLAYPERDGRIRHSQSILGSMFHIKPLMEVREGDLVVMEKVRTHQDVIEKLFTFISEFAYLEEIALLHNNNTNDATALLERLEAAYPDLPIFTDTYGPTLATFIGPAGLGVIVRERSHAF; from the coding sequence TTGAAACCCATCCGCATCATTACCGATAGTAGCGCCCACCTGACCCGCGACGAAATCGAGCGGCTCCGCATCGAGGTCATCCCCATGCGGTTGCGCATTGGTCGGCGCGTCTACGCCGAAGGCGTCGAGCTTACTACCGAGGGCTACATCCGCAAACTGGCCGGGATCAAGACGCTGCCCGCCTCACAGCCGCCCAAGGTTCAGGATTTCATCGACGCCTACCATCGGCTGAGCAAAGAAACCGACCAGATCTTGTCCATCCATGCCTCCAGCAAGATGAGCGAGACCTACGAGACGGCCCGGACGGCCGCCGCCGCCCTGCGCGGGCACGCCCAGGTGACGGTCATCGACAGCGAGACCATCAGCCGGGGTCTGGGCATGGTGGTGACGAGCGCGGCCGAGGCGGCCGTCAGGGGCGCCAGCGCCCACGAGACCGCCCGTCTGGTGCGCGGGATCATCCCCACCATCTTCTTCAGTTTCTTCATCGAGGACCTGGCCTATCCTGAGCGCGATGGCCGCATCCGCCATTCGCAGTCGATCCTGGGCAGCATGTTCCACATCAAGCCGCTGATGGAAGTGCGAGAGGGCGACCTGGTGGTGATGGAGAAGGTGCGCACGCATCAGGATGTGATCGAGAAGTTGTTCACGTTTATTAGCGAGTTCGCTTATCTCGAGGAAATCGCGCTTCTGCATAACAACAACACCAATGATGCCACCGCGCTCCTGGAGCGATTGGAGGCGGCCTATCCCGACCTGCCGATCTTTACCGACACCTATGGCCCCACCCTGGCCACCTTCATCGGCCCGGCCGGATTAGGCGTCATCGTGCGCGAACGGTCACACGCCTTCTGA
- the recG gene encoding ATP-dependent DNA helicase RecG: protein MADAVGQLLNILELEAQRGYRNDAVVGGLDEYARQWNFQIVSLIDGKETAERVAQIVQMLSDYDRLPAEARPSTIRHLRESLAVLAGGKGDKGTRGQGDRETRGQGDKGTRKPAVGALAAVQPLTEKPQPKRTGTGLQAPLTTLPGVGVALAATLARLNLHQVGDLLWHLPFRYNDYSHLRRIDELRAGDEVTILATVRRLDARKLQGRRTLTTATLSDLTGSIQATFWNPYIDKALWVGRDYYFSGKVGSYLGKRALESPEFELAGDDPTHTARIVPVYPLTEGLQARTLRKLIRHVVDAWAPQLPDPLPPDLRRRLAFPDLGQALQQVHFPDDETALEKARKRLAFDELLTIQLGVMGQHRAWQSKPAQPLPLPDAQLKLFLASLSFQLTQAQRKVLVDIRRDLAHDFPMTRLLQGDVGSGKTVVAAIAMWTAVCNGAQAAIMAPTEILAEQHYRKLKEQFSRLLHPKTGWPLRVDLLTGSVTGKKRQEVLAALSAPDPSARTDILIGTHALIQENVVFHDLAVIVVDEQHRFGVAQRAALREKGAGFNLATAPGANNTPHTLVMSATPIPRTLALTIFGDMDVSAIDELPPGRQPIKTYWIKPDARSRVYKFIEAQVAEGRQAFIIYPLVEESEAMGDVGAAVAEHGRLQAKVFPRLKVGLLHGRLSGKEKDAVMRAFAAGDYHILVSTAVVEVGIDIPNATVMLIENAERFGLAQLHQFRGRVGRGAHASYCVLVSDPGSDTSAERLRAMERSQDGFALAEIDLQLRGPGEFFGSRQSGLPDLKLARISDARLLELARREAEALLASDPGLRQPQHQLLAQHMAEFFAQTIDLS from the coding sequence ATGGCCGATGCCGTTGGGCAACTTCTGAACATTCTGGAGCTGGAGGCTCAACGCGGCTACCGAAACGACGCGGTGGTGGGAGGGCTGGACGAATACGCCCGGCAGTGGAATTTCCAGATCGTCAGCCTGATCGACGGCAAAGAGACGGCCGAGCGCGTGGCCCAGATCGTGCAGATGCTGTCAGATTACGACCGCCTGCCCGCCGAGGCCCGGCCCAGCACCATCCGGCATCTGCGGGAGAGTCTGGCGGTGTTGGCGGGTGGGAAAGGGGACAAGGGGACAAGGGGACAAGGAGACAGGGAGACAAGGGGACAGGGAGACAAGGGGACAAGGAAGCCAGCGGTCGGAGCGCTCGCAGCGGTCCAACCGCTGACGGAGAAGCCGCAGCCAAAGCGCACGGGGACCGGACTGCAGGCGCCGCTGACGACGCTGCCGGGCGTGGGTGTGGCCCTGGCTGCCACGCTGGCCAGACTCAACCTCCATCAAGTCGGCGACCTGCTTTGGCATCTGCCGTTTCGCTACAACGATTACAGCCACCTGCGCCGCATCGATGAACTGCGCGCCGGCGACGAAGTCACCATCCTGGCCACCGTGCGCAGGCTGGATGCGCGCAAGCTGCAAGGCCGCCGCACCCTGACCACCGCCACCCTCAGCGACCTGACCGGCAGCATCCAGGCCACTTTCTGGAATCCCTACATCGACAAAGCCCTGTGGGTGGGCCGCGACTACTACTTCAGCGGCAAGGTGGGCAGCTACCTGGGCAAGCGGGCGCTGGAATCGCCCGAATTCGAACTGGCCGGCGATGACCCCACCCACACCGCCCGCATCGTCCCCGTCTATCCGCTCACCGAAGGCTTGCAGGCCCGCACCTTGCGCAAGCTCATCCGCCATGTGGTGGATGCCTGGGCCCCGCAGCTGCCCGATCCCCTGCCGCCCGACCTGCGCCGCCGCCTTGCCTTCCCCGACCTGGGCCAGGCCCTGCAACAGGTGCACTTCCCCGACGACGAGACGGCGCTGGAAAAAGCGCGCAAGCGGCTGGCCTTCGACGAACTGCTGACCATCCAACTGGGGGTCATGGGCCAGCACCGGGCCTGGCAAAGCAAGCCCGCCCAGCCGTTGCCCCTGCCCGATGCCCAGCTCAAGCTCTTTCTGGCTTCGCTGTCCTTCCAACTCACCCAGGCCCAGCGCAAGGTACTGGTCGACATCCGCCGCGACCTGGCCCACGACTTCCCGATGACGCGGCTTTTGCAGGGGGATGTGGGCAGCGGTAAGACGGTGGTCGCCGCCATCGCCATGTGGACGGCCGTCTGCAACGGCGCCCAGGCGGCGATCATGGCTCCGACCGAGATCCTGGCCGAGCAGCATTACCGCAAGCTGAAGGAGCAGTTCAGCCGCCTGCTCCATCCCAAGACCGGCTGGCCGTTGCGCGTGGACTTGCTCACGGGCAGCGTGACCGGCAAGAAGCGGCAGGAGGTGCTGGCGGCGCTGTCTGCGCCCGACCCTTCCGCCCGCACCGACATCCTCATCGGCACCCACGCCCTCATCCAGGAGAACGTCGTCTTCCACGACCTGGCCGTGATCGTGGTCGATGAGCAGCACCGTTTCGGTGTGGCCCAGCGCGCGGCCCTGCGCGAGAAGGGGGCCGGCTTCAACCTGGCCACGGCCCCCGGCGCCAACAACACGCCCCACACCCTGGTGATGAGCGCCACCCCCATCCCCCGCACCCTGGCCCTGACCATCTTCGGCGATATGGATGTGAGCGCCATCGACGAACTGCCGCCCGGCCGCCAGCCGATCAAGACCTATTGGATCAAACCCGACGCCCGCAGCCGCGTCTACAAGTTCATCGAGGCGCAGGTGGCCGAGGGCCGGCAGGCGTTCATCATCTATCCACTGGTCGAGGAGAGCGAGGCGATGGGCGATGTCGGCGCGGCCGTGGCCGAGCATGGGCGCTTGCAAGCGAAAGTCTTCCCCAGGCTCAAGGTCGGGCTGCTGCACGGGCGGCTGAGCGGCAAGGAGAAGGACGCCGTCATGCGCGCCTTTGCCGCCGGCGACTACCACATCCTGGTCAGCACGGCCGTGGTCGAGGTCGGCATCGACATCCCCAACGCCACCGTGATGCTGATCGAGAACGCCGAACGGTTCGGTCTGGCGCAACTGCACCAGTTCCGGGGGCGGGTGGGTCGCGGCGCCCATGCCTCGTACTGCGTCCTCGTCAGCGACCCTGGCAGCGACACCAGCGCCGAACGGCTGCGGGCGATGGAGCGCAGCCAGGATGGCTTTGCCCTGGCCGAGATCGACCTGCAACTGCGCGGCCCCGGCGAGTTCTTCGGCAGCCGGCAGAGCGGCCTGCCCGACCTCAAGCTCGCCCGCATCAGCGACGCCCGCCTGCTGGAGCTTGCCCGCCGCGAGGCCGAAGCCCTGCTGGCCTCGGACCCCGGCTTGCGCCAACCCCAACACCAGCTCCTGGCCCAGCACATGGCCGAGTTCTTCGCCCAGACCATCGACTTGAGTTGA
- the coaD gene encoding pantetheine-phosphate adenylyltransferase: MLTALYPGTFDPVHNGHVDITRRAAQLWDRLIVAVYDRPNKKLMFDASERVALFAEAVRDLPNVEVVTYSGLTVDFARQVGAKVMVRGLRAISDFEYEFQIALTNKELAPDIEFCALMTSLEHAFLAASILKEVALLGGDITTMCPPHVAAALRQRAHERSLAASDKIERI; encoded by the coding sequence ATGCTCACCGCCCTCTATCCCGGAACTTTCGACCCCGTCCATAACGGACATGTGGACATTACCCGCCGCGCCGCCCAACTGTGGGACCGGCTCATCGTCGCCGTCTACGACCGGCCCAACAAGAAGCTGATGTTCGATGCCAGCGAGCGCGTGGCGCTCTTCGCCGAGGCCGTGCGCGACCTGCCCAACGTGGAGGTTGTGACCTACAGCGGTCTGACCGTCGATTTCGCCCGCCAGGTGGGGGCGAAGGTGATGGTGCGCGGGCTGCGCGCCATCTCCGATTTCGAGTACGAGTTCCAGATCGCCCTCACCAACAAGGAGTTGGCTCCCGACATCGAGTTCTGCGCCCTGATGACCAGCCTGGAGCACGCCTTTCTCGCGGCCAGCATCCTCAAAGAGGTGGCCTTGCTGGGCGGCGACATCACCACGATGTGCCCACCGCATGTGGCCGCGGCCCTGCGCCAGCGTGCTCACGAACGCTCGCTTGCCGCCAGCGATAAGATCGAGCGGATTTGA